CTCGCCGGCCAGGTGCTGACGGTCGAGCGCTATCGCAAGCTTGCGGACACGGCGCGCGCCCGGCTTGAAAAGCTGAATTGTCACAATGTCGAGGTGATGCTCGGCGACGGCCTCAATCTGCCGCCCAATATCGGCCCGTTCGATCGCATCATCGTCACCGCCGCGGTGGAGCGGCTTCCGGACAATCTGGTCGAGCGGCTCGAGGTCGGCGGCATCCTGATCGCGCCGGTCGGCCCGCATCAGGGCGTGCAGACGCTGATCCGCCTGACCCGCGGCGAAGCCGGGATCGAGCGCAAGGAACTCGTCGAGGTCCGCTTCGTGCCGGCGCTGCCCGGGGTGGC
The nucleotide sequence above comes from Bradyrhizobium sp. NDS-1. Encoded proteins:
- a CDS encoding protein-L-isoaspartate(D-aspartate) O-methyltransferase, with the protein product MTSNQHPPEKMMFQLTLRRRGISDQAVLRTMEEVPRELFVDEADRDGAYRDSALPIACGQTISQPFVVAYMTEQLQLRKQHRVLEIGAGSGYQAAVLSRLAGQVLTVERYRKLADTARARLEKLNCHNVEVMLGDGLNLPPNIGPFDRIIVTAAVERLPDNLVERLEVGGILIAPVGPHQGVQTLIRLTRGEAGIERKELVEVRFVPALPGVAREL